In Schizosaccharomyces osmophilus chromosome 1, complete sequence, the genomic window ttttttccttagTTTGCGCAAGCATCAGATTTTTGGCAGCTTCGCGAATTTTGGCTTCCACTGCAAGTTTTTTTACTGACATATCCAAGTTTCCTCGAATCactttgattttctttttaatttcttcaaccTCTTTACCATTTAAGCATTCGAAATGGCTTGCATCTTTAACAGCTGACGAGACAAGCAAATCTTGCAAATCATTAGGCAATGGCTCATTTTCAgaatgttctttttctctagAACTCCTCCGGTTGTATTTGAAATTTGGGTCAAAGGGATTAAACACCTGTGTAGTTAACAGAACACCCGAAGACGGTGGCTCGGGATTTCcgtatttttcctttaattcTGGTTCATAATTTTGTGTGGTCATACATGTTCCTCCGCCCATATCCATACTTCAGTTTGGTTCACAgatgtttgtttgtttacgtctAGCCTAATATTTAAAGAGTTTCTGTTCCCATGACAACAAGACCCATAAACAAActaattgtttatttacaactATGACTATTTAATAGTTAAGTACAAAAAACGTAAAGCAAATCGCTTAATTGAAATAAGTGAAATAAGTAGCACCTAACTATTATAGTATGGATTCAATAAGCAGTCTTTCGATTTTGCTGATTTgtgtagaaaaaaagaggaatcaTAAACACTATTTCTTAAAAACCTAACATAAGCTGTTATCTATATAGGTTAACTAATCGTAAATTTAAACACTTAGGCATTAGAACATTCAGcatttatattttaaagCCATGAGTCCAAGTCGAAAACATGAACACATAGATAAGTTCCTTAAACTTGCTGCATTAACATTTCTTGGAGATTTGAAGTACTTTTGACCGGTTGTTCCAAATTGTTTTCCGTGTAAGTTCTAAAATAATCCATTTGATAGTCAAGAAAACCATAGTACTTGTCAAGATGAATCAGATGAGGGAACGACCTGCCAAGAAACTCCAAATGGTGAATAACAAGAAGCCAATTTTGAGCAGACCGGGATGGTGCGGTTCTCAAAAATGTTTGCGTTCTTAAATCGTAAGTTGTATAATCTCTATCAATgtggaaaaaagaagttgcACTGGCTGTTCTCACTCCAATTAAACGTGGCTGATTTTTAACGCAGAAAAAGGCCGAAATAGGAACAGTATGGAGTTTGGGGTGTCCAATTCGACAATTGATTACTTGCCGTTTCCATAAAGACAACAAGGGATCAGTTTCTTGctttgatgaaaagtcaGCAAGCTCTGCCCACAGAGCACGCCTTTGATTCGCAGGTAGACTTTCCATAAGATCCAGTTCATATAGAAATTTAGAGGGATTTTGCTTCAACTCCGTTTCATAAGCAATTTCATCTTCCCTGGCCTTGGGCGTTTGGAAATCTCTCGCCCTTGCTAGTGTACGATGAAACTCAAAGTTCCTTTTCTGCAAATCGTTCGGGAAGATTAAAGCGATAAAACGGGTTTCCATGTAAGCGAGTTCTCGAATTGAATAAGGCCTCTCTGTTTTATCTTGTTCAAATGTATTGTCTTCAACtataaaaggaatatgTTGAAGATCTTCAACCTTAAAAGGCAACTGCTCCCACTGAATTAATCGCTCTTCCTGGGTTTTTCGAAATGTCCAACGATGAGccttttgttgaatattaaacaaagcaaGTTCTTTAGGAGTATATTCAAACCTTTctaaaggaagaagacTATCCTCTGTAAATACGAAGAAATAAGTATCTTTTAAAGTGTGTCCAGCAACTAaatcattgttttttgcTAGCTCTGTATACAAATCAAGAATCTCTTTACGTTTCGATTCATTTCCTAAATGATAATGCGGAGTTTCAGAATCGGCCAAGAAAAGGCTAGAGCCGTCAGCTCTCTCCACCGAAGCTGCGGTTTCTTCGCATATAACCTCTAGCTGAGATACAGCCCGTAAACGATCGTTTGTTCCTTGAATCTGAACAGAGTGATTTGAAGACTTAAGGTCCTGCTGACCCAGTACTGATTTGAcgctttcttcatttttctcGATGGGAGAATCTTCATGGACAGATGCCTGAGAGCTTCCGAAGTCAGGAGAAGTCGAATTTGGCTTAGAAGCCATCAACTTCTCTGATAGAACAGCATGAGCCTTTGCTGATGCAACTCTTGGTCCATCAGGCATatgcttttcattcttAAAAACGAAACCACAATCAGGGCCGTCTAAAAGATACTTCCTGAGAAGGTACATAAACTTCACATCATAATCTTTAACATCAAAATTGGGATCTGTTATGACTAGGTTATCCCTGATTTCATCAAAACCTCCAATCTGTTTAAGGACAGGTATAAACGCTGGGTCGCCCACTGGTTCATTATAAGAATCAACTGCTAAATTACTTTCAGCAGTTGAAGCTGAGGAATTCTTTGTTCCTAAATGAAGGGTCAGAGAGATTTTATTAACCCATCTGAAAAAGCGTGATGGTTCGCTCAGGATTGACTGAGATAAAATTGATTCAGTAGAGGCAGATTTTGGGGGATTAGATAGATTGGTATCGGAGAAGGATAGTCCTAAATTTTGAGTCGGCGGTTTGTCGTTAACAACAGTATCAGCACTACCTGAGGATGCAGTGTTTAGCCGGCTGTGGCTCCCATCACTTAAGTGGAATTCTTCATTGCTGAAGGAATTGTCAATCCCCGATccattcttcatctttttaaTCCCTTTAGGTACTGGCAGAAGACAGGTATAATGGTTGTTTACATCTTTCTTAAATAGTGCAACAAAGAATAATccgtaaacaaaataaacattttttgACCAAAATCCAATTGGTAAATAAATCCACTTAAACGTTTACCAAATCGAGATGGAAAGGCATAAACAAGGCACCTCAAATTAATACATTCACGTAcaagattttgttttgtgcCGGTAGAAAATATAGagataaacaaataaaataaattcttcaaagaatATCTAAAGAATTTATAAGTATTacatttttacttttcttctgtttaAACTGTACTAGACTTCTTCTTAGCTGTGAGGgtgaaagaaaagtctATTTCGTGAGTGGCTTCATCCATGAATCAACTGGAAAGGTATGAAGGAAAAACGGAAAGTATGTGCTGacagaaaatgatttttagATTAGAGAGATTGGAACAATCAATTACATTGGCATTGTACGAAATTGATGCCAATTTTGCGAAATGTAATCGAACAGTGTCGACTCGAATTCTTCCAATCGTCGAGAACTATACAAAAAGTTGCAGTAATATCTGGGAGTCATCTAAGGTACGAATGATGGAGATAAATAATGCCTTATTGATTTACGTGAAGTTGCTAATGCAAACAGTTTTGGAAGCAGTTCTTTGAAGCGAGCGCAAGTGTCTCTCTCTCTGGAGTCGAAGAACCAGTTCAAGGAGCAgagaaaccaaaagaagaCTTTGTTCCGTCTGATTTGAAATATACGAGCAGTACCGATCCCAAAATCGAGGAAAATGAGGATTCTACAGAAACATTCTATCAAAACAtcccttcttcttttggacACGAAGCTTTTGAACcaaaagaagtaaaggACGAACAACTTACACAATCTACTCCCAAGAAAGATACAACATTTGaaaatctttctttggaaaatgcaTCTTTAACGCCGATACCTGCACGTTTGCAAACACCAGCTCGAAAGATCGATGCTGCCAATGCTCAACATACTGGACGTAGTGCTTTGTTGCATAGGGTGCTGGACACAAACTGGCACGTCCAAGTAACTCCTCACGAAAGGAAGAAATATGAAGACATGGACATTGATTCTTCTCCTTTAATGTCTCCTTCTCCAATTGCCATGAAAATGGAAACGATTTCAGCACCTGGAGAAAGAACATCGAAGTCTGCTTTGTCTATGTTTTCAGAATTCGAACATGAAAGCAACGATAGCCTTATGCCAAATGGAATGTCGCCTCCAAAAACCATTCAGTTTAGTCCTCATTCGTTAGGTGACTCATTCCATCCCACCGATGGTGAGCGAAGTCTTTCTTTACAAAGGAAATTTGATGCCTTGAACGATTCCAATGAGAATATGATAAAAGAGGAAAGTTGGGAACTTTAGGTAGTTTGCCTGTGCATTATcgcttttatttaaatgTCTACGACTTTCTATTGATTTTATGAATAACcggtttatttttctttctatttttttctacttttgtttgtttgtttacaattttgcATATTGCAAAGTCAACTCGTTATACCAGATTGTGGTTATTTACTAGCAAGTCCGAAGAAGCCAGTAGAACATGTACGGAGGGAAGGGTTTTTTGGCTTTAAATAATTCCAACCATCCAAAGAGTCTCAGTTCGACACAATTTCCCTTTATTTacataaaaaatgaatattgATGTTACTAGTTATTTACGATCCTACACTATTACGGATTGGATTCGTATCTGCATCTACATTTGTGGATATCTCTTATTACGGCCatatttgatgaaaattGGAGCCAAACTTCAAGAAAAGGGACACAAGAAAGCAGAAGAACAGGGTGACTATGTAGACTCTGAATTGACACATGgcaaaacagaaaagttCCATGGCGAATTTGACACTGATGATGAGGATGAAAAGGAGAATCCCGATGCTGAATTACGCTGGGGCTATTCAGCTCGCCGACGTATTCGCAAGCAAAGAGATGATTACTTCAAAAGTCAAGACAAGTCTCCCTTGGATGCGTATGCCGACGATGACAATGATGACGCTGACATCCAAGAACACCTGGAGGATTAGGTGTTTATTGTCGGGTGTAAAGAGTTATTGGCTCTTCTAATTTGGCTCAATGAAAaacttccttctttcaCTATttagtttgtttttttctcctttgaTTGTTCAATGCATTATCGGCGTTCactcgtttctttttattatttactaTGTGTTCTTGTGTAATTACATAAAGGCTGCCAACCTCTCTGTTGTTCAAATTTGTACTACGCTTTCTTTCATTgtattatattttaaagGAATATTTGTAAGGCAAGGTGCCgtttttattctatttgatgaatttacgctagttttctattttccaCTATCATCGTAAATTTTGTAGAGTTTCATCAGTTGGGTAGAAATGCTCAATGTTTTCTTAATATAAATGAGAATACAAgatgaaagcaaagtaTTTTTGATCCTGTAAATCTCCAAGCAGTTTTTTGTTAACCATATATCGTATGTTTACGCATACTCCGTATTGGAGATTGTGAGTTCGAATGCTTCAACGAACTGTAGGTCTCGATGGAGCTAATGTAAGCTGTTTTGTTCATGTATCATTCTTTGAAACGATTCTTCGTAAATTCGGAAGAGCTTTCTCGAGAGGCCTCGTCCTCCCTTTTGGTTACTTTGTTTCCTCAATGCTTCATCAGCTCCTCGGGGAATGGATTTCAAAGAGAGCCTACTCAAATAGCAGTTCATGTTCAAGGATGGGTTCGAGAGGATCCTAATGCAAAACCGTTTAGTCGAAAAGACCGGGTAATGGTCAGTCTTCTTCGTCGTTATGTAGGACTCCCCCCTCAGGACCCTGTGGAATCGAATTTGAGCCTTCAGGAAGAAACGGCGACATTCGTAAACACCTCGCCTCTCATGGAAAGTACGAACGATTCTGGCGAAGGATTAGGAATGAGAGGACATTCGCAGAGTGAACCCAATTTGAA contains:
- the meu25 gene encoding Schizosaccharomyces specific protein Meu25 → MKNGSGIDNSFSNEEFHLSDGSHSRLNTASSGSADTVVNDKPPTQNLGLSFSDTNLSNPPKSASTESILSQSILSEPSRFFRWVNKISLTLHLGTKNSSASTAESNLAVDSYNEPVGDPAFIPVLKQIGGFDEIRDNLVITDPNFDVKDYDVKFMYLLRKYLLDGPDCGFVFKNEKHMPDGPRVASAKAHAVLSEKLMASKPNSTSPDFGSSQASVHEDSPIEKNEESVKSVLGQQDLKSSNHSVQIQGTNDRLRAVSQLEVICEETAASVERADGSSLFLADSETPHYHLGNESKRKEILDLYTELAKNNDLVAGHTLKDTYFFVFTEDSLLPLERFEYTPKELALFNIQQKAHRWTFRKTQEERLIQWEQLPFKVEDLQHIPFIVEDNTFEQDKTERPYSIRELAYMETRFIALIFPNDLQKRNFEFHRTLARARDFQTPKAREDEIAYETELKQNPSKFLYELDLMESLPANQRRALWAELADFSSKQETDPLLSLWKRQVINCRIGHPKLHTVPISAFFCVKNQPRLIGVRTASATSFFHIDRDYTTYDLRTQTFLRTAPSRSAQNWLLVIHHLEFLGRSFPHLIHLDKYYGFLDYQMDYFRTYTENNLEQPVKSTSNLQEMLMQQV
- the ask1 gene encoding DASH complex subunit Ask1, whose amino-acid sequence is MNQLERLERLEQSITLALYEIDANFAKCNRTVSTRILPIVENYTKSCSNIWESSKFWKQFFEASASVSLSGVEEPVQGAEKPKEDFVPSDLKYTSSTDPKIEENEDSTETFYQNIPSSFGHEAFEPKEVKDEQLTQSTPKKDTTFENLSLENASLTPIPARLQTPARKIDAANAQHTGRSALLHRVLDTNWHVQVTPHERKKYEDMDIDSSPLMSPSPIAMKMETISAPGERTSKSALSMFSEFEHESNDSLMPNGMSPPKTIQFSPHSLGDSFHPTDGERSLSLQRKFDALNDSNENMIKEESWEL
- the pga2 gene encoding protein trafficking protein Pga2 → MNIDVTSYLRSYTITDWIRICIYICGYLLLRPYLMKIGAKLQEKGHKKAEEQGDYVDSELTHGKTEKFHGEFDTDDEDEKENPDAELRWGYSARRRIRKQRDDYFKSQDKSPLDAYADDDNDDADIQEHLED